The Gordonia mangrovi genome includes the window GCCGGCGCGAATGATGCCGGTGAGCAACTCCACCCACGCCTCGGTCGGTTGGGTCACGTCCTCCAGCACGTCGTCGGCCCCGAGCTCGTTGGCCAACCGCACCACACTCCAGGCGCCGGGTTCGCGCTCGAGCAGATCGAGCATCGCCGGCAGCAGGTCGGCCAGTTGCTCGGTCGGCGTCGGGTGTGCCAACACCCGACACTCCACCTGCTCGACCCATCGGCGTTCCTGGTCGGCGATCACGGCCGCGGCCAACGCCGCCTTGGATGGGAAGTAGAAGTAGAACGCCCCCTTGGTGAGGCCGGAGGCAGTGATGAGTTCACTGAATTTCGTTGCCGAATAGCCTTTTTCGGCGAATCCGACGGCAGCCACCTCGAGCAATCGGGCCCGGGTCGCGACACCCTTCGCCGTGGATGGTTGCGCAGGACTCACGATCCCAATAATAAACCTGCCGGTCGGTTTTTACAAACCTTCCGGTAGGTTTACCCATTGTTTCGGCGGTTTCTCCTGCTCAGCCCTGGCCGCTGGCCCGGACCGCCAGTTCGGCAACGGCAAGCGCGAGTCGACGCGGTACGACCTGGCTGATGGCGACGGCCACCGCGTTGTAGAGCCCGTCCACAACGCTGGGCTTGCCCGCCTCGAGCGCCCGCAGCGCGGTGTTGACCACCTGACTCGTGGACCGTCGCGGTCCGACGGAGTCGGCGTTGGCGCCGGCCGCCTCGAAGAACCCGGTGTCGGTCGCGCCCGGACACACGGCGAGCACCTTGACCCCGTGCTGTTTCCCCTCCCACCACAGTGCCTCACTGAGCGACAGGACATACGCCTTGCTGGCCGCGTAGACGGCCAAGTGTGGGACCGGTTGGAAGGCAGCGACACTCGCCACGTTGATGATCGCGCCGGTGCCCTGCTGTGTC containing:
- a CDS encoding TetR/AcrR family transcriptional regulator; translation: MSPAQPSTAKGVATRARLLEVAAVGFAEKGYSATKFSELITASGLTKGAFYFYFPSKAALAAAVIADQERRWVEQVECRVLAHPTPTEQLADLLPAMLDLLEREPGAWSVVRLANELGADDVLEDVTQPTEAWVELLTGIIRAGQQTREFRAELDAEGLATVLVGAFHGIKGLVDVGTPADRGPQLARHADILADLAFAGLGILHHPTP
- a CDS encoding SDR family NAD(P)-dependent oxidoreductase — translated: MDYRDKTVLITGASGGIGAAFARALAARGSHVILVARNEAKLKELATDLHDSHGIRAEYLAADLSEPCASDDVVEEIDRRGLSVDILINNAGVGMHSDFADSDPARIRREVALNVGVLTDLAAVYMSRMTQQGTGAIINVASVAAFQPVPHLAVYAASKAYVLSLSEALWWEGKQHGVKVLAVCPGATDTGFFEAAGANADSVGPRRSTSQVVNTALRALEAGKPSVVDGLYNAVAVAISQVVPRRLALAVAELAVRASGQG